A DNA window from Oscarella lobularis chromosome 8, ooOscLobu1.1, whole genome shotgun sequence contains the following coding sequences:
- the LOC136189802 gene encoding protein arginine N-methyltransferase 2-like — protein MAQSTRIGDALYGKHSYTATEDNQLSFDRGDRLVVSAASGSPYWCWCSFDGRHGYAPVNHLATQSEWDEMKAEEGWQDDQYFDSYSDLKLHLEMLEDRPRTLAYRKAVELGAEYIRDKVVLDVGCGTGILSLFAARLGKARTVYAVEASDMAQYASAVAKQNGLDDCISVIEGKLESVEIPEEVDLIISEWMGTLLIFEFMIETVIYARDRYLKPDGVMWPSHANLYLVPCSAHKSYNDKVSFWSSQYGFDLSPLISLAKTQFFQKPIFNHTLDSDDCLAFPTCILDMNTKHVKIADVEDIYSEFKFEVTKSGTFHGFASWFEVHFECPGLPNDVKPIFLSTGPDHELTHWKQDLFMLDEPEVVEVGQEICGSIRIRRNSKWRRHLKATIKWETSLHAKEKVKTFSLWR, from the exons ATGGCACAATCGACCCGCATCGGAGACGCGCTCTACGGTAAACACTCGTACACCGCGACGGAAGACAATCAG CTTTCATTCGACAGAggcgatcgtctcgtcgtttcggccgCTTCGGGGTCTCCTTACTGGTGCTGGTGTTCGTTCGACGGTCGTCACGGTTACGCACCTGTCAATCATCTCGCCACCCAATCGGAATGGGACGAGATGAAAGCGGAAGAGGGTTGGCAAGACGACCAGTACTTCGACAGCTACTCCGATTTG AAACTGCACTTGGAAATGCTGGAAGATCGGCCTAGAACCTTAGCCTACCGCAAGGCAGTTGAATTGGGAGCAGAGTATATTAGAGACAAG GTGGTACTTGACGTTGGATGTGGAACGGGTATTCTTAGTTTGTTTGCTGCGCGACTGGGAAAAGCTCGTACG GTTTATGCCGTAGAGGCTAGCGATATGGCTCAATACGCTTCGGCTGTTGCTAAGCAGAACGGTTTGGACGACTGTATTTCTGTTATTGAAGGAAAACTGGAGTCTGTCGAGATTCCAGAGGAAGTTGATCTTATCATATCAGAATGGATGGGAACATTGCTTATT TTTGAGTTTATGATTGAGACCGTTATTTATGCTAGGGATAGATATTTAAAACCA GATGGAGTGATGTGGCCGTCTCATGCAAATCTCTATCTCGTTCCGTGCTCCGCTCACAAGAGCTACAATGACAAAGTCTCGTTTTGGTCTAGCCAATACGGATTTGATTTAAGTCCACTAAT TTCTCTAGCAAAGACGCAATTCTTTCAAAAGCCTATATTTAATCATACGTTGGATTCAGATGATTGCCTAGCGTTTCCTACGTGCATCTTAGACATGAACACCAAACACGTTAAAATAGCTGACGTAGAG gatATTTATAGCGAATTTAAATTTGAGGTTACAAAGTCAG GAACATTTCACGGGTTTGCGTCATGGTTTGAAGTGCATTTTGAGTGCCCTGGACTACCAAATGACGTTAAGcctatttttctctctactGGACCCGATCACGA GTTAACGCACTGGAAACAGGATCTTTTTATGCTTGATGAAccggaagtcgtcgaagtcggTCAGGAGATATGCGGGTCTATTCGTATCAGGAGAAATTCAAAGTGGAGACGACATCTAAAAGCAACGATAAAATGGGAAACGAGTTTACATGCAAAG GAGAAggtgaaaacgttttcattgTGGCGTTGA
- the LOC136189786 gene encoding uncharacterized protein produces MALSKHRLWSKERCPRFLFHLHQLQLCFPPLCYPPLAKAARENNVDLLCQLIELGHDVNEGDSNGQTALHHAAEEGNVEVIDALLLAGADRTVEDERGFTPLHVAAYESQPDSVKCLLHLHWGPTADNEQENERRLKFVDRRDASGRAALHLAAYRSSRETVLELLRGGSDVNLLDFKKSMPLHFAASNKFDGPPVIQLLLEWGANVDSFNDSFYTPLIFAVMHYNVNAVRELLAASANVNIFDPCHRTALSISAEALNTSTGAHYVALCCRGKFLREYSRIDYLLILKHLLSVPSLRINHCDTDTGTALHYAAEANCFEGVKLLLENGAYPEIRNQKRELPGDLTQVDEIRNLLRNFNRSVRVIAYNDAEIKKSPVVGFSRKKAALIDYQGSEMVLQANYANSVQIIIPKNAISSEETLLLQVSVTPSPAVLNVNLGHFQERQQSRALARLPKETLYARSRAVLEKIERRDIALLEDTLFNHFVLSSDPVDRDGTETVVSPYVTITSSHCAEFDQRAQLKLPHCVKSVDGSGQVVKVNVKAQKLTSDGCSLTPWDNVPDEDVECDAETVTVQMDGVDDALGFIAVAKTASGEPVSKKVQLRILGNPHLKTNTEVYAVLSTNAYTADGFQSLVRGQFGPVNLTEWMSLPEDITCSTGDINVGMRAQEPAFFFPENSKLVLTSSDALHRVRFLLQCKFEPVRSLVCHCVLKHCDCEKDIAFATPEPTMSVKRLPAVEEKPSEKPSGIKDYVTTPMSKIKSIIGVDVAHEVAQYCNCKWEGIGTALGYSHAVIEDIISTSERLSNSSKLARIIGEWITDKGDEATVGELLNACNRVRMRGGVESQINSLLSQRSTPQ; encoded by the exons ATGGCGTTGTCAAAGCATAGGCTATGGTCAAAGGAGCGCTGTCcccgcttcctcttccatCTCCACCAATTGCAGCTCTGTTTTCCGCCGTTGTGTTATCCGCCGTTAGCAAAAGCGGCTAGAGAAAACAATGTGGATTTGCTATGCCAATTGATCGAGCTCGGgcacgacgtcaacgagggGGATAGCAACGGGCAGACAGCTTTGCATCACGCTGCCGAAGAAGGCAATGTGGAAGTGATTGATGCACTTCTACTAGCTGGAGCCGACAGAACTGTAGAAGACGAGCGTGGGTTTACACCATTACACGTCGCAGCGTATGAATCTCAACCGGACAGCGTGAAATGTTTACTCCACCTGCATTGGGGTCCGACGGCCGACAATGAGCAGgagaacgaacgacgtctaAAATTTGTTGACAGGCGTGATGCATCGGGAAGAGCAGCCCTGCATTTGGCTGCTTACAGATCATCTCGAGAAACTGTCCTGGAGTTACTTAGAGGTGGATCCGACGTTAATTTGTTGGATTTTAAAAAATCCATGCCTCTTCACTTTGCTGCATCAAACAAGTTTGACGGACCTCCTGTGATTCAACTGTTGCTTGAATGGGGCGCCAATGTTGATTCATTCAATGATAGCTTCTATACACCGCTTATTTTTGCCGTAATGCATTACAACGTCAATGCGGTTAGAGAACTATTGGCAGCGTCGGCGAATGTAAACATATTTGATCCTTGCCATCGCACAGCTTTGAGTATTTCAGCTGAAGCACTCAACACCAGCACTGGAGCCCATTATGTTGCCCTCTGCTGTAGAGGCAAATTTCTCAGAGAATATTCTAGAATTGATTACTTGCTAATCTTGAAGCATCTTCTGTCTGTTCCCTCCTTAAGAATTAACCACTGTGACACTGATACTGGCACAGCTCTTCACTATGCAGCTGAAGCAAACTGCTTTGAAGGCGTGAAGCTGCTACTAGAGAATGGCGCTTATCCAGAAATACGCAATCAGAAGAGAGAACTACCAGGAGATCTCACTCAAGTTGATGAGATTAGAAATCTGTTGAGAAATTTCAATC gcaGTGTTCGCGTGATAGCGTACAATGATGCCGAAATCAAGAAATCGCCTGTAGTGGGATTCTCAAGGAAAAAGGCTGCGCTGATCGACTATCAAGGAAGCGAAATGGTTTTACAGGCCAATTACGCTAATAGTGTACAAATCATAATTCCTAAGAATGCAATTTCAAGCGAGGAGACGTTACTTTTACAAGTCAGTGTGACTCCGAGTCCGGCTGTACTGAACGTAAACCTCGGTCATTTTCAAGAAAGGCAACAAAGCCGAGCATTGGCAAGACTACCTAAAGAGACATTGTACGCAAGGTCACGTGCGGTACttgagaaaattgaaagaagagacatAGCGCTGTTGGAAGATACTTTGTTCAATCATTTTGTGCTGTCATCTGACCCTGTTGATAGGGATGGAACAGAGACTGTGGTTAGTCCGTACGTTACAATTACCAGTAGTCACTGTGCTGAGTTTGATCAACGGGCTCAGCTAAAACTTCCTCACTGTGTCAAGTCAGTTGATGGAAGTGGCCAAGTTGTTAAAGTCAATGTTAAGGCTCAGAAGTTGACTAGTGACGGATGTTCACTTACGCCTTGGGACAATGTACCCGATGAAGACGTAGAATGCGACGCAGAAACAGTGACTGTTCAAATGGACGGCGTTGATGATGCATTAGGATTCATTGCAGTTGCTAAGACAGCATCAGGAGAGCCAGTATCCAAGAAAGTTCAGCTTCGAATTCTGGGCAATCCTCATCTGAAAACGAACACGGAAGTATACGCAGTCTTGTCAACGAATGCATATACGGCTGACGGATTTCAGTCACTTGTTAGGGGTCAGTTTGGACCGGTCAATCTGACAGAGTGGATGTCACTTCCTGAAGATATCACTTGTTCAACGGGCGACATTAACGTCGGTATGCGTGCTCAAGAGCCAGCCTTCTTTTTTCCTGAAAACAGCAAATTAGTTCTCACATCGTCGGACGCTCTTCATcgcgttcgctttcttctccagTGCAAATTCGAGCCAGTGCGAAGCCTCGTATGTCACTGTGTGCTAAAGCACTGTGACTGCGAAAAGGATATAGCATTTGCGACACCAGAGCCAACTATGTCAGTGAAACGACTACCCGCAGTCGAGGAGAAGCCCTCGGAGAAGCCTTCAG GTATCAAGGATTATGTCACTACACCCatgtcaaaaataaaatcgatCATTGGCGTTGACGTGGCACACGAAGTGGCGCAATACTGCAACTGCAAGTGGGAAGGCATAGGCACTGCTCTGGGCTACTCTCACGCTGTCATAGAAGACATCATATCGACTTCTGAACGCCTATCAAATTCCTCAAAGCTCGCTAGAATCATAGGTGAGTGGATCACTGACAAAGGTGACGAGGCAACAGTTGGAGAATTGCTAAATGCGTGCAATCGCGTCCGAATGAGAGGAGGAGTAGAATCACAAATCAATTCGTTGCTGTCTCAGCGTTCAACGCCAcaatga
- the LOC136189805 gene encoding cyclin-Y-like, whose protein sequence is MGNICLSRSPGQKYVKGNGQEMRSSPRRRRKAAEIEAPAPASLKAAANDDETKKSDDEDEDEDEDEASSVESAPTSPPRDLRLNLQHISEREDLSNHPGTIFLERFREDTVAVEEGMKRKRRREQEHARQSPDGKSLGKSRKFSSCSTIYLDDNTVSQPNLKTTLKLVSLAIYYHCKNFPERPRILEIFDEKAHPLSRDPVGSGYDRHYPEHREIYRFVKILFNAAQLTSECAIITLVYLERLLTYADIDMHPSNWKRIVLGAIMLASKVWDDQAVWNVDYCQILKDISVEDMNELERVFLEMLQYNINVDSSVYARYYFDLRTLADANGFAFPVEPLSTERAKKLEALSILTSNDVTVKRVASLDQLVSPERPRVKSAILS, encoded by the exons ATGGGAAACATCTGCCTATCTCGAAGCCCCGGTCAGAAGTACGTCAAAGGCAACGGGCAAGAAAtgcgctcgtcgccgcgacgacgtcgcaaagcggccgaaatcgaagcgccggcgccggcgtcgctgaaggcggcggcgaacgacgacgaaacgaagaaaagcgacgacgaggacgaagacgaagacgaagacgaagcgtcgtcggtcgaatcggcgccgacgtcgccgccgcgcgatCTGCGACTCAATCTCCAGCACATCAGCGAACGGGAAG ACTTGTCCAATCATCCTGGAACGATTTTTCTGGAACGATTTCGAGAAGAca ctgTTGCAGTCGAAGAGGggatgaaaagaaaaaggagacgagaGCAAGAGCACGCGCGCCAATCC CCTGATGGTAAATCCTTAGGAAAATCACGAAAATTCAGTTCGTGCTCAACCATTTATTTGGATGATAACACCGTCAGCCAGCCCAATTTGAAAACAACGTTAAAATT AGTTTCTTTGGCTATCTATTACCACTGCAAGAATTT TCCTGAACGTCCGCGTATTTTGGAAATATTTGATGAGAAGGCACACCCACTTTCT CGCGATCCTGTCGGTTCTGGATATGACAGGCACTATCCAGAACACAGGGAAATATACCGATTCGTTAAAATTCTCTTCAATGCAGCGCAG CTGACGTCAGAATGTGCAATCATAACCCTG GTTTACCTAGAGAGATTGCTTACGTATGCTGACATTGACATGCATCCGAGCAATTGGAAGCGAATTGTTCTCGGTGCCATCATGCTTGCGTCAAAAGTCTGGGACGATCAAGCTG TCTGGAACGTTGATTATTGCCAAATACTTAAAGATATCTCAGTTGAAGATAT gAATGAACTAGAACGGGTTTTCTTAGAAATGCTCCAGTACAACATAAACGTCGATTCAAGCGTCTACGCAAGATACTACTTCGATTTGCGAACCCTGGCCGACGCCAACGGATTCGCCTTTCCGGTTGAACCGCTTAGCACGGAAAGAGCTAAAAAATTAGAG GCCTTGtcaattctgacgtcaaatgacgtcaccgttaAACGTGTCGCGAGCTTAGATCAGCTTGTGTCACCGGAGAGGCCCCGAGTCAAATCAGCTATACTTTCCTAG